The following are encoded together in the Triticum dicoccoides isolate Atlit2015 ecotype Zavitan chromosome 6B, WEW_v2.0, whole genome shotgun sequence genome:
- the LOC119323696 gene encoding peroxisome biogenesis protein 19-1-like isoform X1 codes for MASSNPSSGATAADDLDQLLDSALDDFTSLDLAAAPKSSGEASASSSSGSARPVKGLGMSLPDPRAPRRRAARQPPPPPRGAHASEALEKLTRETREAVRGLETATGGIAGLDDEAMMEDFVKQFEEFAGAQDMDSIVETMMKQLLSKEILYEPMKDIVEKYPKWLEDNKSKISKEEYERYSNQLELMLKLNEVYEHEPENMSKVFEIMQNMQECGQPPSDLVQDIVPDLDLSKLGQLSPEMLESTENCCIM; via the exons ATGGCCTCCTCCAACCCCAGCTccggcgccaccgccgccgacgacctcgaccAGCTCCTCGACAGCGCCCTCGATGACTTCACCAGCCTCgatctcgccgccgcccccaaaaG CAGCGGCGAGGCATCGGCATCGTCGTCGTCCGGGAGCGCGAGGCCGGTGAAGGGTCTGGGGATGTCGCTGCCTGACCCCAGGGCGCCAAGGAGGCGGGCGGCGAGGCaacccccgccgccgccgagggGCGCGCACGCGTCGGAGGCGCTCGAGAAGCTGACGCGCGAGACGCGGGAGGCGGTCCGGGGCCTCGAGACGGCCACCGGGGGGATCGCAGGCCTGGATGACGAGGCGATGATGGAGGACTTTGTGAAGCAGTTCGAGGAGTTCGCTGGCGCGCAG GATATGGATTCTATTGTTGAAACAATGATGAAACAACTTCTTTCCAAGGAGATTCTTTACGAACCCATGAAGGACATTGTAGAGAAGTACCCAAAATGGCTGGAGGATAACAAAAGCAAGATAAGCAAAGAAGAATATGAGCGTTACAGCAATCAGCTTGAACTCATGCTGAAACTTAATGAGGTCTATGAACATGAGCCTGAGAATATGTCTAAGGTTTTTGAGATCATGCAAAACATGCAAGAATGTGGTCAGCCCCCCAGTGATCTTGTTCAAGATATTgttccggatctggatctgagcaaGTTGGGACAACT ATCTCCTGAGATGCTTGAATCAACAGAAAATTGCTGCATAATGTGA
- the LOC119323696 gene encoding peroxisome biogenesis protein 19-1-like isoform X2, producing the protein MASSNPSSGATAADDLDQLLDSALDDFTSLDLAAAPKSGEASASSSSGSARPVKGLGMSLPDPRAPRRRAARQPPPPPRGAHASEALEKLTRETREAVRGLETATGGIAGLDDEAMMEDFVKQFEEFAGAQDMDSIVETMMKQLLSKEILYEPMKDIVEKYPKWLEDNKSKISKEEYERYSNQLELMLKLNEVYEHEPENMSKVFEIMQNMQECGQPPSDLVQDIVPDLDLSKLGQLSPEMLESTENCCIM; encoded by the exons ATGGCCTCCTCCAACCCCAGCTccggcgccaccgccgccgacgacctcgaccAGCTCCTCGACAGCGCCCTCGATGACTTCACCAGCCTCgatctcgccgccgcccccaaaaG CGGCGAGGCATCGGCATCGTCGTCGTCCGGGAGCGCGAGGCCGGTGAAGGGTCTGGGGATGTCGCTGCCTGACCCCAGGGCGCCAAGGAGGCGGGCGGCGAGGCaacccccgccgccgccgagggGCGCGCACGCGTCGGAGGCGCTCGAGAAGCTGACGCGCGAGACGCGGGAGGCGGTCCGGGGCCTCGAGACGGCCACCGGGGGGATCGCAGGCCTGGATGACGAGGCGATGATGGAGGACTTTGTGAAGCAGTTCGAGGAGTTCGCTGGCGCGCAG GATATGGATTCTATTGTTGAAACAATGATGAAACAACTTCTTTCCAAGGAGATTCTTTACGAACCCATGAAGGACATTGTAGAGAAGTACCCAAAATGGCTGGAGGATAACAAAAGCAAGATAAGCAAAGAAGAATATGAGCGTTACAGCAATCAGCTTGAACTCATGCTGAAACTTAATGAGGTCTATGAACATGAGCCTGAGAATATGTCTAAGGTTTTTGAGATCATGCAAAACATGCAAGAATGTGGTCAGCCCCCCAGTGATCTTGTTCAAGATATTgttccggatctggatctgagcaaGTTGGGACAACT ATCTCCTGAGATGCTTGAATCAACAGAAAATTGCTGCATAATGTGA
- the LOC119321216 gene encoding probable E3 ubiquitin-protein ligase ARI9, whose amino-acid sequence MTCLGATPPRPRELPPFRARASDSPAREFPATAGARQNHPCGICMEPMAPSEAHRGGSGCAHVFCRACLAGHVRAKVEAGAAVVRCPGVSCAGALDPELCRAALPADLFVRWCGLLCESMFLGARRTYCPFPDCSEMMVADDDGGGVSDGCVTQSECQVCRRLFCAHCAVPWHAGVSCAEFAQLGAEERGREDLLLVEAARECKWKRCPRCRFYVEKSHGCLHITCRCGFEFCYGCQKPWKLEHDGCPGE is encoded by the exons ATGACCTgcctaggcgccacgccgccgcgtc CGCGCGAGCTGCCGCCTTTTCGCGCGCGCGCAAGCGATTCCCCCGCGCGCGAGTttcccgccaccgctggagcgcggCAAAAC CATCCCTGCGGCATCTGCATGGAGCCCATGGCGCCTTCCGAGGCCCACCGCGGCGGCAGCGGGTGCGCGCACGTCTTCTGTCGGGCGTGCCTGGCGGGCCATGTCCGCGCCAAGGTCGAGGCCGGCGCGGCCGTCGTGCGGTGCCCGGGCGTGTCCTGCGCCGGCGCTCTCGACCCGGAGCTGTGCCGCGCCGCCCTCCCGGCCGACCTGTTCGTGCGGTGGTGCGGGCTGCTATGCGAGTCCATGTTCCTCGGGGCGCGGCGGACCTACTGCCCTTTCCCCGACTGCTCCGAGATGATGGTGGCGGACGACGACGGTGGCGGTGTGTCCGACGGGTGCGTGACGCAGTCGGAGTGCCAGGTGTGCAGGCGGCTGTTCTGTGCGCATTGCGCGGTGCCGTGGCACGCCGGCGTGAGCTGCGCTGAGTTCGCGCAGCTCGGCGCTGAGGAGCGCGGCCGTGAGGATCTGCTGCTCGTTGAGGCCGCCAGGGAGTGCAAATGGAAGCGCTGCCCGCGGTGCCGGTTCTACGTCGAGAAGTCCCATGGCTGTCTGCACATCACATGCAG GTGTGGCTTTGAGTTCTGCTATGGATGTCAAAAGCCGTGGAAACTCGAACACGACGGCTGCCCTGGAGAATGA